In the Sandaracinus amylolyticus genome, GCGGTGACGGCCAGGTGCGCACCGGCAGCGAGCAGTGCGACGACGGCAACTCGTCGAGCACCGACGCCTGCATCATGTGCACGAACGCGCGCTGCGGGGACGGCTACGTGCGCGCCGGCACCGAGCAGTGCGACGACGGCAACGCCGGGAACACCGATGCGTGCGTCGGCGCGTGTGTCGCGGCGCGCTGCGGCGACGGCTACGTCCGCGCGGGCGTCGAGACCTGCGACGACGGCAACACCGCCGACGGCGACGGCTGCCCGAGCACGTGCATCCTCGCGGCCGCGACGTGCGGCGACGGCATCGTGCAGGGAAGCGAGCAGTGCGACGACGGCAACACGGTCGCGACCGACGGCTGCATCGCGTGCCAGGCCGCGCGCTGCGGTGACGGCTACGTGCGCGCGGGCGTCGAGGTGTGCGACGACGGCAACACCAGCAACGGCGACGCGTGCCTGAGCTCGTGCGTCGCGGCGCGCTGCGGCGACGGCCAGGTGCAGGCGGGCGTCGAGACCTGCGACGACGGCAACACGAGCAACACCGACGGCTGCCTCACGAGCTGCGCGGCCGCGACGTGCGGCGACGGCTACCAGCAGGCGGGCGTCGAGCAGTGCGACGACGGCAACGCGATCCAGACCGACGCGTGCGTCGGCGCGTGCGTGCTCGCGCGCTGCGGCGACGCGCTCGTGCGGAGCGGCGTCGAGCAGTGCGACGACGGCAACACGATCCAGACCGACGCGTGCCTCAACTCCTGCTTCGACGCGCGCTGCGGCGACGGATACGCGCAGAGCGGCGTCGAGGCGTGCGACGACGGCAACGCGAGCAACGACGACGGGTGCCTCAACGCGTGCGCCGCGGCGACGTGCGGTGACGGCTACACGCGCGCCGGCGTCGAGGTGTGCGACGACGGCAACACCAGCAACACCGATGGATGCGTGGGCGCGTGTCAGCTCGCGACGTGCGGCGACGGCTTCGTGCGCACCGGCAGCGAGGACTGCGACGACGCGAACTCGAGCAGCACCGATGCCTGCGTGAGCTGCAGCGCCGCGCGCTGCGGCGACGGCTTCGTGCAGGCGGGCGTCGAGAGCTGCGACGACGGCAATCGCGTCGACACCGATGCGTGCCCGAATTCGTGCGCATCGCCCGACTGCGGCGACGGGATCGTGCAGAGCGGCGAGGCGTGCGACGACGGCAACGAGAGCAACGAGGACGCGTGCCTCGTGAGCTGTCACGCGGCGTCGTGCGGCGACGGCTACGCGCGCGCCGGCGTCGAGGACTGCGACGACGGCAACGCGATCGAGACCGACGCGTGCCTCTCGGGATGCGAGCCGGCGCGCTGTGGCGACGGCGAGGTCTGGGCCGGCATGGAGGAGTGCGACGACGGCAACGGCAGCGACGACGACGCGTGCGTCGACGGCTGCTTCGCGGCGACGTGCGGCGACGGCTTCGTGCAGGAAGGCGTCGAGCAGTGCGACGACGGCGACGTCGAGAGCGGCGACGGCTGCAGCGCGGAGTGCACGATCGAGGGCGGCGGTGACGGCGGCGTCGACGACGACGCGGGCACCGGCGATCCCGACGCGGGCACGAGCGGCGAGGACGCGTCGACGAACGAGATCGACGGCGGCACCGCGGAGATCGATGCGGGCACGACCCCGCCGAGCGAAGGCGGCTGCGCGTGCCGCGTCGGCGCGACGTCGACGAACGCGCCGTGGCTCGCGATGCTCGCGCTCGGGCTGGTGATCGCGCTGCGCCGGAGGCGCTCGCGCTGAGAGCGCTGCGGCTGCGCGACGGGATCGGCGCCGTCGATCTCGCGCGCGGCCGCGTGCTGATGCCTGGCGCTCGAGAAGGGTTCGACCCGGCGCGCTCGGCCGTGTTCCACGTCGTCGACGCAGCGCGGCCGATCGCGGTGCTCGCGCCCACGGCGCATCGCGAGCATGCGGCCAACGCGCTGCTGCGCGAGCTGCCGGTCGTCGCCGCGATCGAGCGCGAGGCGACCGGCGCGGCCGTCGCGTCGTGGTGGTCGCGTGACCACCACGACGCGAGCGAGGACGCTGCCCGCGCGATCGCCGTGCTGAAGGCGTGCGGCGGATGGGACGAGTCGCCGGTGATGGTCATCGCGTTCACGTTCGGGCGCTGGCTCACGGTGGACGTCGCGTTCGATGGCGAGTGGCGCGCCGAGGTGCACGACCAGCACGCGCCGTGGGAGCGACTCCACGGGACGGGGCCGGTCGTGTTCGTCGACGTGGACCACATGCGCGCGTTCAACGACGCGTACGGCCACCTCGAGGGCGACCTCGCGCTCGCCCGCATTCACGCAGCGATCGCGTCGATCGCGCTCGGGCGCGGTCGTGTCGCGCGCGTCGCCGGTGAGGAGCTCGTGATTCTCCTCGCTCCTGGCGTCGACGCGCGGACGACGTGCGACGCGGTCGTGGGTGCCGTCGCCGATCTCGCGATCCCGTTCGTGCATCCCAGCGTGCGCACGAGGGGGCGGCTCGAGGTCACCGCGGTCGCGGTGCCGATCGCGACTCGTGAGCACTGCGTCGACGCCATCGCCGAATCACGCCGGCGACTTCGCGCGTGACGCGCACTGCGTGCGCTGCGATCCTCGGGCGCGCATGCCAGCTTCGCTCGTGTGGATCGCTCGCATCGCGGCCTTGTTCGTGCTCTTCCGCGCCGCGATCGGGCTCGCGACCGCGCGCATCCTGCTCCACCTGCGCGCGCGTCCCGCGCGCAGCACCGTGCGCGACGGGGACGACGTGTCCGCGCCCGCGCGCGAGATCCTCGACGACCTCGCCGACTGGGCCGAGCTCGGCTTCGAGCACGTCGCGTGGGTGGAAGACGAGGCGACGTTCACGCTGCCGCCGTACGAGCCGAAGATCCGCCGCCTGCTCCATCGGCCCGGCTCGGGCGTGTGGATCTGGCTCGACGCTTCGTGGGGCGTCGGCGCGGCGCCGGTCTTCGCGACCGCGGTCTCGTTCTCCTCGAGCGGCACCCACGTCCACACGTACGACGCCATCGGCGGGATCGACTGGCAGCGCCACCCGAACGACGATCGCGCGGTGTTGGCTCCGGGCGCGTCCCCCGGAGCACTGCTCGAGGCCCACGCGCGCGCCGCGGGCGACGACCTCGATCTCGACGACGACGTCGAGCGCTTCCTCGAGCGCTCCGACGCCGCGGCCGCCCGGATGATCGCGTACGGGCTCGAGGTGGGCGACCTCGAGCCCGACGTGGGCACGCTCGTTCGTCCGCGTCTCCCCACCGCGATGCGCGCCGCGCTCGCCGGCGCGCGTCGCGCGCGGCATGACCCGTCCGGCGATGCATCCGCGGCTCTCGGTCGACACCGAGCTCGAGGTGTGGCGCCGCATGGACGCGCCTGCGCGACGCGGGCACTCCGCGCTCGCTCGCGCTCGTCGTGCTCGCGCTCAGCGCGCTCGCGTTCGGCGCGCTCCTGCTGCTCGACTTCGATCCCACGAACGTCGCGCTGATCGCGGGCGCGGTGCTCTTCCACGAGCTCGGTCACTGGGCCGCGATGCGCGTGCGGGGGTACCACGATGCGCGCATCTTCTTCGTGCCCTTCTTCGGCGGCGCGACCACCGGGCACAAGGAGCGCGCGTCGATCGCGGACGAGCTGAATCGTGCTGCTCGCGGGCCCCGGTGCCCGGCATCGTGCTCGGCGCGGCGCTCCTGCTGCTCGCGCCGAGCGTGGCCTCCGACGTCCTCCGGCGCGCCGGGTGGGTGCTCCTCGCGATCAACCTGCTCAACCTGTTGCCGCTCTTCCCGCTCGACGGGGGGCGCGTGGTGCATCGGCTGATCGGGCGCGCGCATCCGGGCGTCGACGCGCTCGTGCGCCTCGCCGGCATCGTGGTGCTCGGGGGCGATCGCGGTCGCGTCGGGCGAATGGTTCCTGTGGGCGGGCGTGGTGTGGCTCCTGATCGGCATGCCGCTCGCGATCCGGCTCGGGCGCGTCGAGCGCGCGCTGCGCGCCGCCGATCTCCCCGACGACGCCGATGCACGGCGACGCGCGATCGTGAGCGCGACGCGCGAGGCGTTCGCCGTCGTGTCGGTCGCGGTCCGCGTGATGCACGCGCGCATGCTCTCGACACGGCTCGACGCGCCGCCCGCGTCCATCGCGTCGCGCGTCGTGTGGGGGCTCGCGTACCTCGCGCTGCTCGCGTCGACGAGCGCGTCGGCGTTCATGCTGTTCCTCCTGCAGCCCCAACCGGGCGCGGCGTGGATCGCGTGTGGCGATCCGCTCCCGCGCCACGTCGAGACGGCGAGGAGCGTCGTGCTCACGCCGTACGGCGCGGATCGCCAGCCGCTGCCGCCATCGCCCGGCGTGATCGTCTACGAGATCGCGGGCGACGACGTGTGTGCGCCCGAGCCGTGGGGCCCGTCGCCGATCGCCGAAGAGCGCGCCGCGCGCTACGCGCGGGTGATCCGAGCCCAGGACGCGATCGAGCGTCGGATCGGTGCGTTCCCCGAGGAGGACGAGGGCGCGCTCGACGTCTGGTACGCCCGCACCGCGAGCGAGCTGCGATCACAGTTCGCCGAGGCGCCGCTCGATGCGGAGATGGTCGAGGCATACCTCGCACTGCGCGATCCGCGGGACGAGGCTGCGGACGCGGCGGCGCGCGAGCGCCTCGCTGCGCTGCTCGGGGTTCCGAGCGAGTGCCCTCGGGCTCGGTACCGCCCGCGCATCGCGTCGTACGCCGACGAGACCGGCGTGGAGCGCTTCGACGTGGTCGTGCACCGCGACTCGCCCTCGACGACGCGTGGTGTCGTCGAATGGCTGTGCGCGCGCGGCGCGTCGGGCGTCTACGCATTCCCGCACGAGTGATTGCGGACCGGCCCCTCGCGGCAGGCCCGGCGCGGGCGGTCTCCGCGATCAGTCGGGGAGCTCGACGCGCACCGTCAGCGTCTTGCCGCGCAGGCTCGCGACGGGCTTGCGCAGACCGAGCGCGCGCACCGCCGCGACGACCTTCGCGACCAGCGCCTTCGTCGCCTTCGGCGTGCTCGCCGCTTTCTTCTTGGCGCGCAGCTCGGTCGCCGCGCGCTTGATCTCGTTGGCGCTCGACTTCGCGATCGGCGCTTCCGCGAGGGCGAGCGGAGTGTCGGCCTCGGGCGTCGCCGCCGCGTAGGTCACGAGCGCGTAGGACT is a window encoding:
- a CDS encoding diguanylate cyclase domain-containing protein yields the protein MARDARARAGDRAAPEALALRALRLRDGIGAVDLARGRVLMPGAREGFDPARSAVFHVVDAARPIAVLAPTAHREHAANALLRELPVVAAIEREATGAAVASWWSRDHHDASEDAARAIAVLKACGGWDESPVMVIAFTFGRWLTVDVAFDGEWRAEVHDQHAPWERLHGTGPVVFVDVDHMRAFNDAYGHLEGDLALARIHAAIASIALGRGRVARVAGEELVILLAPGVDARTTCDAVVGAVADLAIPFVHPSVRTRGRLEVTAVAVPIATREHCVDAIAESRRRLRA